In Bradyrhizobium symbiodeficiens, the genomic stretch TCACCTTACGGAGTGGCAAAACTCTACGGTTATTGGATCACCGTGAACTATCGTGAAGCTTACGGCATGTTCGCCTCTAATGGCATTCTGTTCAATCATGAGAGCCCAGTCAGGGGCGAGACATTCGTGACCCGCAAAATTACCCGAGGCGTAGCGCGCATTGAGGTTGGTCTTGAGGAGACACTCTATCTTGGTAACCTCGAGGCCAAGCGCGATTGGGGCCACGCGCAGGATTATGTTGAGGGCATGCACATGATCCTTCAGGCCGATGAGCCTGACGATTTCGTGCTCGCCACCGGTGAGCTGCATTCGGTGCGCGAGATGGTAGAGTTGGCCTTTGCGGAAGTGAGCCGTGAGATCGTATGGCACGGTAAGGGGGTCGAGGAGATCGGCATCGACGCCAGAAGCGGCAAGATCGCTGTAAAGATTGATCCAGCCTATTTCCGTCCTACTGAAGTCGACCTCCTCGTTGGAGACGCAAGCAAGGCGCGCCAGGTGCTTGGCTGGAAGCCGAAGCGGAGCTTTATTCAGCTGGTCGGGGAGATGATAGCGAGTGATCTCGCCGAAGCGAAACGGGACGCAGCACATGAACAGCGTACCCTTTGATCTCACTGGCAAGCGTGTTTATGTCGCCGGCCACCGTGGCATGGTGGGTAGTGCGTTGGTGCGGCGGCTCGCCCGAGAGG encodes the following:
- the gmd gene encoding GDP-mannose 4,6-dehydratase, whose protein sequence is MAERIALITGVTGQDGAYLAEYLLSLGYVVHGVKRRSSSFNTARVDHLYQDPHLGNVPFLMHYGDMTDSTNLIRLVQQIRPTEIYNLAAQSHVAVSFESPEYTANADAVGVLRLLEAIRILGMEKDTRFYQASTSELYGLVQEIPQKETTPFYPRSPYGVAKLYGYWITVNYREAYGMFASNGILFNHESPVRGETFVTRKITRGVARIEVGLEETLYLGNLEAKRDWGHAQDYVEGMHMILQADEPDDFVLATGELHSVREMVELAFAEVSREIVWHGKGVEEIGIDARSGKIAVKIDPAYFRPTEVDLLVGDASKARQVLGWKPKRSFIQLVGEMIASDLAEAKRDAAHEQRTL